Proteins from one Embleya scabrispora genomic window:
- a CDS encoding DUF1838 family protein: MARKPRSTVRAALAASVATLAVAATLSGSAQAHPAPAPTDPGSLFASLSDPNARLFLQTLGRPDGRDMVFRISGSVLDQVSGNAYGAALPHGAKLFGFEGYNIRRLYRQPGTDDVYQLSREIVFYTDPVTGKRLTEWTNPLDGRTRPLPPVNNEHVNGHYRIKGGKLYSVLGTAEVPLDTAVVPKTIHDQLVWTTDAAPLYDLRTRYRIPETFGLVDNTYASWELFDFYVDRDEARARDNARQVPKGAMEVTNSWTRNGPYIPAMCIAETGSPGNLVYHARSWSLDSFDALEPWLKDIVRAEYPLYRHAPDAVDPAPNDTTWTSFYRQELAPKNVTWKQWCDNGGR; this comes from the coding sequence ATGGCGCGTAAACCCCGTTCCACCGTTCGTGCGGCTCTGGCCGCTTCCGTGGCGACGCTCGCCGTCGCGGCCACACTGTCCGGCTCCGCCCAGGCGCACCCGGCGCCAGCACCGACCGATCCGGGGTCGCTGTTCGCGTCGCTCTCCGACCCGAACGCGCGACTGTTCCTGCAGACCCTGGGACGCCCCGACGGGCGGGACATGGTGTTCCGGATCAGCGGAAGCGTCCTCGACCAGGTCTCGGGCAACGCCTACGGCGCGGCCCTGCCGCACGGCGCCAAGCTGTTCGGGTTCGAGGGTTACAACATCCGGCGCCTGTACCGGCAGCCGGGTACCGACGACGTCTACCAGTTGTCCCGGGAGATCGTCTTCTACACCGACCCGGTCACCGGCAAGCGCCTGACCGAGTGGACGAATCCCCTCGACGGCCGCACCCGGCCACTGCCGCCGGTGAACAACGAGCACGTCAACGGCCATTACCGGATCAAGGGCGGCAAGCTCTACTCGGTCCTGGGTACCGCCGAGGTCCCGCTCGACACCGCGGTCGTGCCCAAAACGATCCACGACCAGCTCGTGTGGACCACCGACGCCGCGCCGCTGTACGACCTGCGTACGCGCTACCGGATCCCCGAGACGTTCGGCCTGGTCGACAACACCTATGCCTCGTGGGAACTGTTCGACTTCTACGTGGACCGCGACGAGGCGCGTGCCCGCGACAACGCCCGCCAGGTCCCCAAGGGGGCGATGGAGGTCACCAACTCCTGGACCCGCAACGGCCCCTACATCCCCGCGATGTGCATCGCGGAGACCGGCAGCCCCGGCAATCTCGTCTACCATGCCCGCAGTTGGTCGCTGGACTCGTTCGACGCGCTCGAGCCGTGGCTCAAGGACATCGTCCGCGCCGAGTACCCGCTGTACCGGCACGCCCCGGACGCGGTGGACCCGGCGCCCAACGACACCACGTGGACGTCGTTCTACCGGCAGGAGTTGGCCCCGAAGAATGTGACCTGGAAGCAGTGGTGCGACAACGGCGGCCGGTAG
- a CDS encoding CaiB/BaiF CoA transferase family protein produces the protein MTIHENNAGDTAPTAGPLAGLRVVEMGQLLAGPFCGQLMGDFGAEVIKLEPPGTGDPMRQWGRERPYGKSLWWPVVARNKKSVTCNLRDPEGQRLAREIIDRADILVENFRPGTLERWGLDPKDLARTNPGLIVVRVTGFGQTGPYAPQAGYGSIGEAMGGLRHVTGDPDKNPSRTGISIGDSLAAVFATIGALAALHHRQRTGNGQVVDSAIYEAVLAMMESLLPEWAVGGYQRERTGPVLPNVSPSNVYPTKDADMVLIAANQDTVFHRLATAMNRPDLAQDARYATHAARGAHMAELDDVIARWTANLPAADLLHSLNDAGVPAGRIYTARDMFADPHFAAREAIVTLAHPELGAFPMHNVFPKLSATPGAVRRLGPELGEHNTEVYRDLLGLTRDRIDDLAARGVV, from the coding sequence ATGACCATCCACGAGAACAATGCCGGCGACACGGCGCCCACCGCCGGACCGCTGGCCGGACTGCGCGTGGTCGAGATGGGCCAACTCCTCGCGGGACCGTTCTGCGGCCAACTCATGGGCGACTTCGGTGCCGAGGTGATCAAACTGGAACCGCCGGGCACCGGCGACCCGATGCGCCAGTGGGGCCGCGAACGCCCCTACGGCAAATCCCTGTGGTGGCCGGTCGTCGCCCGCAACAAGAAGTCGGTGACCTGCAACCTGCGCGACCCCGAGGGCCAACGGCTCGCCCGGGAGATCATCGACCGCGCCGACATCCTCGTGGAGAACTTCCGCCCCGGCACCCTGGAACGCTGGGGACTGGACCCCAAGGACCTGGCACGCACCAACCCCGGCCTGATCGTCGTCCGCGTCACCGGATTCGGCCAGACCGGCCCCTACGCCCCCCAGGCCGGATACGGGTCCATCGGAGAGGCCATGGGCGGCCTGCGACACGTCACCGGCGACCCGGACAAGAACCCCTCACGCACCGGAATCTCCATCGGCGACTCCCTCGCCGCCGTATTCGCCACCATCGGCGCGCTGGCCGCACTGCACCACCGCCAACGCACCGGGAACGGGCAGGTCGTCGACTCCGCGATCTACGAGGCGGTCCTGGCGATGATGGAATCCCTGCTCCCCGAATGGGCGGTCGGCGGATACCAGCGCGAACGCACCGGCCCCGTCCTGCCCAACGTCTCACCGAGCAACGTGTACCCCACCAAGGACGCGGACATGGTCCTGATCGCCGCCAACCAGGACACCGTCTTCCACCGTCTGGCAACCGCGATGAACCGCCCCGACCTCGCCCAGGACGCGCGCTACGCCACCCACGCCGCGCGCGGCGCGCACATGGCCGAACTCGACGACGTGATCGCGCGGTGGACCGCGAACCTGCCCGCCGCCGACCTGCTGCACAGCCTCAACGACGCCGGGGTGCCGGCCGGCCGCATCTACACCGCCCGCGACATGTTCGCCGACCCGCACTTCGCCGCGCGCGAGGCGATCGTCACCCTCGCCCACCCCGAACTGGGCGCGTTCCCGATGCACAACGTCTTCCCCAAACTCAGCGCCACCCCCGGCGCGGTCCGCCGGCTCGGTCCGGAACTGGGCGAACACAACACCGAGGTCTACCGCGACCTCCTCGGCCTCACCCGCGATCGGATCGACGACCTCGCCGCGCGCGGCGTCGTCTGA
- a CDS encoding hydantoinase/oxoprolinase family protein: MGYRLGVDVGGTFTDVLLVDQDSGATHRAKTPSTPHDQSLGVLAGVRKVCLEAGIDLSEIDRVLHGTTVATNAILEGRGARVGLVTTTGFRQVLQIARSYVPGGLAGWIIWPKPEPLAALENTVEVGGRIAADGSEVEPLDPDAARTALRRLADNDVQALTIALINAYANDAHEVALGALAAEELPGIPISLSSRVLPEMREYERTVTTVANSYVQPEVARYVRNLDDTLRGHHLRAPLSILRSDGGLTSADKAAENPVSLLLSGPAGGVTGAVWFAGQAGHTDLLTFDMGGTSTDVALVLDGTPRIGRETTVADLTVRASSVDVRTVGAGGGSIAHVPELTKALRVGPQSAGARPGPAAYGHGGIAPTVTDANVVLGYLPDALAGGEIRLDRAAAHAAVDTIAKAMGLGSAQEAAAGIVDIVNENMFGALRLVSVQQGFDPRDFALVAFGGAGPLHANALGRLTGAWPVIVPPSPGVLCAYGDATTSARDESARTLARRFALIDADDLRAMLDELAAGARERLVAEGVDAATQETRYEVDIRYHGQGFEIPITVSPETLADEDPLGLLGAAFDAEHQRLFSFLLTNEKEIINLRATVTGPRPRVAARTLPVGTGSPRHALVRRTEIWVDGAFADAAIYDRDRLLAEDVVVGPAVITEMDSTTLVLPGHAATVDAGGCLLIRPRADHRFDPADPADTPE, translated from the coding sequence ATGGGATACCGCCTCGGCGTCGACGTCGGCGGCACGTTCACCGACGTGCTGCTCGTCGACCAGGACAGCGGCGCGACGCACCGCGCCAAGACGCCGTCCACCCCCCACGACCAGTCGCTCGGCGTCCTCGCCGGCGTGCGCAAGGTGTGCCTCGAGGCCGGCATCGACCTGTCCGAGATCGACCGGGTCCTGCACGGAACGACCGTCGCCACCAACGCCATCCTGGAGGGCCGCGGCGCCCGCGTCGGACTGGTGACCACCACCGGCTTTCGGCAGGTCCTGCAGATCGCCCGCTCCTACGTGCCCGGTGGCCTCGCCGGCTGGATCATCTGGCCCAAGCCGGAACCCCTGGCCGCACTGGAGAACACCGTCGAGGTCGGCGGGCGCATCGCCGCCGACGGCAGCGAGGTCGAACCCCTCGACCCCGATGCCGCCCGAACCGCCCTGCGCCGACTCGCGGACAACGACGTCCAGGCACTGACCATCGCGCTCATCAACGCGTACGCCAACGACGCCCACGAGGTCGCGCTCGGCGCGCTGGCCGCCGAGGAGCTCCCGGGCATTCCCATCTCGCTCTCCAGCCGCGTCCTGCCCGAGATGCGCGAGTACGAACGCACCGTCACCACCGTCGCCAACAGCTACGTACAGCCCGAGGTCGCCCGCTACGTCCGCAACCTCGACGACACCCTGCGCGGCCACCACCTGCGCGCACCCCTGTCGATCCTGCGCAGCGACGGCGGCCTGACCTCGGCCGACAAGGCCGCCGAGAACCCGGTGTCGCTGCTGCTGTCCGGACCCGCCGGCGGCGTCACCGGCGCGGTGTGGTTCGCCGGCCAGGCCGGACACACCGACCTGCTGACCTTCGACATGGGCGGAACCTCCACCGACGTCGCCCTCGTCCTCGACGGGACACCGCGCATCGGCCGCGAGACCACCGTCGCCGACCTCACCGTGCGCGCCTCCAGCGTGGACGTGCGCACGGTCGGTGCGGGCGGCGGCTCCATCGCCCACGTCCCCGAACTCACCAAGGCCCTGCGGGTCGGCCCACAATCCGCCGGAGCGCGACCCGGGCCCGCCGCCTACGGGCACGGCGGCATCGCACCGACCGTCACCGACGCCAACGTCGTCCTCGGCTACCTCCCCGACGCACTCGCCGGCGGCGAGATCCGCCTCGACCGCGCCGCCGCGCACGCCGCGGTCGACACGATCGCCAAGGCCATGGGACTGGGCAGCGCGCAGGAGGCCGCCGCCGGAATCGTCGACATCGTCAACGAGAACATGTTCGGCGCGCTGCGCCTGGTGAGCGTGCAACAAGGCTTCGATCCCCGGGACTTCGCCCTGGTGGCGTTCGGCGGCGCGGGCCCGCTGCACGCGAACGCGCTGGGCCGACTGACCGGCGCGTGGCCGGTGATCGTGCCGCCGTCGCCGGGCGTGCTGTGCGCGTACGGGGACGCCACCACCAGCGCGCGCGACGAGAGCGCCCGCACCCTCGCCCGCCGCTTCGCCCTGATCGACGCCGACGACCTGCGCGCGATGCTGGACGAACTCGCCGCCGGCGCCCGGGAGCGCCTGGTCGCCGAAGGCGTCGACGCCGCGACGCAGGAGACCCGCTACGAGGTCGACATCCGCTACCACGGCCAGGGCTTCGAGATCCCGATCACGGTGAGCCCCGAGACCTTGGCGGACGAGGATCCGCTCGGGTTGCTGGGGGCGGCGTTCGACGCCGAGCACCAGCGGTTGTTCTCCTTCCTGCTGACCAACGAGAAGGAGATCATCAACCTGCGCGCGACCGTCACCGGCCCCCGGCCCCGGGTGGCCGCCCGGACACTGCCCGTCGGCACCGGCTCGCCTCGTCACGCGCTGGTGCGGCGCACCGAGATCTGGGTCGACGGGGCGTTCGCCGACGCGGCCATCTACGACCGCGACCGGCTCCTCGCCGAAGACGTCGTCGTCGGACCGGCGGTGATCACCGAAATGGACTCCACGACCCTCGTCCTGCCCGGCCACGCCGCCACCGTCGACGCCGGCGGGTGCCTGCTGATCCGGCCGCGCGCGGACCACCGCTTCGATCCCGCAGACCCCGCCGACACCCCGGAGTGA
- a CDS encoding GntR family transcriptional regulator, whose translation MRARAADRAYEMLRAGILEGHYRPGERLGEAELAETIGGSRTPVREALRRLEVEGLVEVAPHRGARVTQWSRADVEEIYDLRLVLESFAAQRAATRVSDADVEHLRKLCDAMEAAARPGPGQNLERLAELNTEFHVVIRAASASSRLLTMLNAVVQMPLVLSTFHRYSPDDLVRSAGHHRELVDALRARDGQWAQAVMRSHVAAAKAVLLASFATPARDESAQRD comes from the coding sequence GTGAGGGCACGCGCCGCGGACCGTGCGTACGAGATGTTGCGGGCAGGCATCCTCGAGGGACACTACCGACCGGGCGAGCGCCTGGGCGAGGCGGAACTCGCCGAGACGATCGGCGGCAGCCGCACCCCGGTGCGCGAGGCGCTGCGCCGACTCGAGGTCGAGGGCCTGGTCGAGGTCGCACCGCACCGCGGGGCCCGGGTGACCCAGTGGTCCCGCGCCGACGTCGAGGAGATCTACGACCTGCGGCTGGTCCTGGAGTCCTTCGCGGCACAGCGCGCGGCCACCAGGGTGAGCGACGCCGACGTGGAACACCTCCGGAAGCTGTGCGACGCCATGGAGGCCGCCGCACGTCCGGGCCCGGGACAGAACCTGGAGCGACTGGCCGAACTGAACACCGAGTTCCACGTCGTCATCCGCGCGGCCTCGGCCAGTTCGCGGTTGTTGACCATGCTCAACGCCGTGGTGCAGATGCCCCTGGTGTTGAGCACGTTCCACCGCTACAGCCCGGACGACCTGGTGCGCAGCGCCGGCCATCACCGCGAGCTCGTCGACGCCCTGCGGGCCCGCGACGGCCAGTGGGCCCAGGCGGTGATGCGTTCCCACGTCGCGGCGGCGAAGGCGGTCCTGCTGGCGTCGTTCGCGACCCCGGCGCGGGACGAGAGCGCCCAGCGGGACTGA
- a CDS encoding GntR family transcriptional regulator, which yields MARTADRAYEALRTAILDGTRRGGTRLAEAEIAEELGASRTPIREALRRLAAEGLVETAPHKGARVASWTPEDLEQIYELRRELEAFTAERAATRMGHTDLCAMAELATRMEEAVRRRRPDLEHVARLNAEFHGRVRGAATGPRLAALFASVVHTPLVMSTYHRYGPADLVRSAAHHRELVDALRARDGPWARAVMSSHVAAAKAALLRDVRPRT from the coding sequence ATGGCCCGCACAGCGGATCGTGCGTACGAGGCGCTGCGGACCGCGATCCTCGACGGCACCCGTCGCGGTGGAACCCGCCTGGCGGAAGCCGAGATCGCCGAGGAACTGGGGGCGAGCCGGACCCCGATCCGGGAGGCGCTGCGCCGCCTCGCGGCGGAAGGGCTGGTGGAGACCGCGCCTCACAAGGGCGCCCGCGTCGCCAGTTGGACACCGGAGGATCTCGAACAGATCTACGAGCTCCGCCGCGAACTGGAGGCGTTCACCGCCGAACGCGCGGCCACGCGCATGGGACACACCGACCTGTGCGCGATGGCCGAACTGGCGACCCGGATGGAGGAGGCCGTCCGGCGCCGCCGACCGGACCTGGAGCACGTGGCGCGGCTCAACGCCGAATTCCACGGCCGCGTCCGCGGCGCGGCCACCGGACCGCGGCTCGCGGCACTGTTCGCCTCCGTCGTGCACACGCCCCTGGTGATGAGCACCTACCACCGCTACGGCCCCGCGGACCTCGTTCGCAGCGCGGCCCACCACCGCGAACTCGTCGACGCGCTGCGCGCCCGCGACGGCCCCTGGGCCCGAGCGGTGATGAGTTCGCACGTCGCCGCGGCCAAGGCCGCCCTCCTGCGTGACGTCCGCCCCCGGACGTGA
- a CDS encoding hydantoinase B/oxoprolinase family protein: MARILQSDPTPVARTSVDPVTLDIIENALRNARHEMDEVLFRSALSPGIREQHDEFPLIADPDGRMVVGQFGLSVPDFLAGFAGTIREGDVLLTSDPYACGAAISHANDWLIVLPIFHAGRLVGWASMFGHMSDVGGKTPSSMPSDARTIYEEGVVIPPFKLYDQGVLNRDALDIILNQVRMPDWNRADLNGLVAACRTAARRIGELCDRFGVAVYLSALDALLERNHRAMKALLATLFEDGETLEFTDWICDDGCGYGPYELSVSLTRRGDKIHLDFGRAAPQAVGPVNYYINENLVRMFFGIYVITVADPQILWNDGFYPLIDVTIPEDSFWKPRRPAALNARNHGIGRVFDLFGGLLGQKNPDILNAAGFSSSPHFMYSGHHTSGERAGEWFQLYSIGFGGIPGRPIGDGPDGHSLWPSFVNIPCEYLESYYPLRVERWETVTDSGGPGLHRGGNAVDVAYRFGEAGTIAIHDDRWLTYPWGVNGGRPGARGRKWIDRADGETQVLPSKCHDVPVEPGDVLHFVTWGGGGWGDPYRRDPELVGLEVRRGLVSADGARAGYGVVCDDQGAVDGPATAHLRAHRIAERGEVPVFDMGPPLATILRRCEAETGLPAPTPPVDVRKAAP, encoded by the coding sequence ATGGCCCGCATCCTGCAAAGCGACCCGACGCCCGTCGCCCGGACGAGCGTGGATCCCGTGACGCTCGACATCATCGAGAACGCCCTGCGCAACGCCCGCCACGAGATGGACGAAGTCCTCTTCCGCAGCGCGCTGTCCCCGGGCATCCGCGAGCAGCACGACGAGTTCCCGCTGATCGCCGACCCCGACGGCAGGATGGTCGTCGGACAGTTCGGCCTGTCGGTGCCCGACTTCCTGGCCGGCTTCGCGGGCACCATCCGCGAGGGCGACGTCCTGCTGACGTCCGACCCGTACGCGTGCGGCGCCGCGATCAGCCACGCCAACGACTGGCTGATCGTGCTCCCGATCTTCCACGCCGGTCGACTTGTGGGCTGGGCCTCGATGTTCGGCCACATGTCCGACGTCGGCGGCAAGACGCCGTCCTCGATGCCCTCGGACGCGCGCACCATCTACGAGGAGGGCGTGGTGATCCCGCCCTTCAAGCTCTACGACCAGGGCGTGCTCAACCGGGACGCGCTCGACATCATCCTCAACCAGGTCCGCATGCCGGACTGGAACCGGGCCGACCTCAACGGTCTCGTGGCCGCCTGCCGCACCGCCGCACGACGCATCGGGGAACTGTGCGACCGCTTCGGCGTCGCCGTGTACCTGTCGGCGCTCGACGCCCTGTTGGAGCGCAATCACCGGGCGATGAAGGCGCTGCTGGCCACCTTGTTCGAGGACGGCGAGACCCTCGAGTTCACCGACTGGATCTGCGACGACGGTTGCGGCTACGGGCCGTACGAGCTGAGCGTGTCGCTGACCCGCCGCGGCGACAAGATCCACCTGGACTTCGGCCGGGCCGCCCCGCAGGCGGTCGGTCCCGTGAACTACTACATCAACGAGAACCTCGTCCGGATGTTCTTCGGCATCTACGTGATCACCGTGGCCGACCCGCAGATCCTGTGGAACGACGGGTTCTACCCGCTCATCGACGTCACCATCCCGGAGGACTCCTTCTGGAAGCCGCGCCGCCCCGCGGCGCTCAACGCCCGCAACCACGGCATCGGCCGCGTCTTCGACCTCTTCGGCGGCCTGCTCGGGCAAAAGAACCCCGACATCCTCAACGCGGCCGGATTCTCCTCGTCGCCGCACTTCATGTACTCCGGCCACCACACCTCGGGAGAGCGCGCCGGCGAGTGGTTCCAGCTCTACTCGATCGGATTCGGCGGAATCCCCGGCCGCCCGATCGGCGACGGCCCCGACGGCCACTCGCTGTGGCCCTCGTTCGTCAACATCCCCTGCGAATACCTGGAGTCCTACTACCCCCTGCGCGTCGAACGCTGGGAAACCGTCACCGACTCGGGCGGCCCCGGCCTGCACCGCGGCGGCAACGCCGTCGACGTGGCCTACCGCTTCGGGGAGGCGGGCACCATCGCCATCCACGACGACCGCTGGCTCACCTACCCGTGGGGCGTCAACGGCGGCAGGCCCGGCGCCCGGGGCCGCAAATGGATCGACCGCGCCGACGGCGAGACCCAGGTGCTGCCGAGCAAGTGCCACGACGTGCCGGTGGAACCCGGCGACGTACTGCACTTCGTCACCTGGGGCGGCGGCGGATGGGGCGACCCCTACCGGCGCGACCCCGAACTCGTCGGCCTGGAGGTGCGGCGCGGCCTGGTCAGCGCCGACGGCGCCCGCGCGGGCTACGGCGTCGTGTGCGACGACCAGGGCGCCGTCGACGGACCGGCGACCGCCCACCTGCGGGCACACCGGATCGCCGAACGCGGGGAGGTCCCCGTCTTCGACATGGGCCCGCCCCTGGCCACCATCCTGCGACGGTGCGAAGCCGAAACCGGCCTGCCCGCCCCCACCCCGCCGGTCGACGTGCGAAAGGCGGCGCCGTGA
- a CDS encoding hydroxymethylglutaryl-CoA lyase, with protein sequence MEILEVGPRDGLQNESAIVSTPDKVRLITRAVQAGVRRVEAVSFVNPRLVPQMADAAEVMERVPRVEGVAYAGLVLNRRGLERAVAAGVDEVNVVVVASETFSRRNQNCGIDDMLDTWGAIAADARSAGLRTTVTIAAAFGCPFEGEVAPDRVEEIARRAAAHGPDEIALADTIGVGTPDRVEVLLDALTRAAPGARRRCHFHNTRNTGYANALAAVAAGVDTLDASVGGFGGCPFAPAATGNIATEDLIYALDRMGVPTGVDLASIIDAANWLAVRLDKPVPALLGRAGIFPGTP encoded by the coding sequence ATGGAGATCCTTGAGGTGGGTCCGCGCGACGGCCTGCAGAACGAGTCCGCGATCGTGTCGACCCCCGACAAGGTCCGGTTGATCACCCGCGCGGTACAGGCGGGTGTGCGGCGCGTGGAGGCGGTCAGCTTCGTCAATCCGCGCCTGGTGCCGCAGATGGCCGACGCCGCCGAGGTCATGGAGCGGGTGCCTCGCGTCGAGGGGGTCGCCTACGCCGGGCTGGTCCTGAACCGTCGCGGCCTCGAACGCGCCGTCGCCGCCGGGGTCGACGAGGTGAACGTGGTCGTCGTCGCGAGCGAGACGTTCAGTCGCCGCAACCAGAACTGCGGGATCGACGACATGCTCGACACGTGGGGTGCGATCGCCGCGGACGCCCGCTCCGCGGGCCTGCGCACCACGGTGACCATCGCGGCGGCCTTCGGATGCCCCTTCGAGGGCGAGGTCGCGCCCGACCGCGTCGAGGAGATCGCCCGCCGCGCCGCCGCACACGGCCCGGACGAGATCGCCCTCGCCGACACCATCGGCGTCGGCACCCCCGACCGGGTCGAGGTCCTGCTCGACGCCCTGACCCGGGCGGCGCCGGGTGCGCGCCGTCGCTGCCACTTCCACAACACGCGCAACACCGGATACGCCAACGCGCTGGCCGCGGTGGCGGCGGGCGTGGACACGCTCGACGCGAGCGTCGGCGGATTCGGCGGCTGTCCCTTCGCCCCCGCCGCGACCGGCAACATCGCCACCGAGGACCTGATCTACGCCCTCGACCGCATGGGCGTGCCCACCGGCGTCGACCTGGCGTCGATCATCGACGCGGCGAACTGGCTGGCGGTGCGCCTGGACAAGCCGGTACCCGCGCTGCTGGGCCGGGCCGGCATCTTTCCCGGGACGCCGTGA